From the Calliopsis andreniformis isolate RMS-2024a chromosome 4, iyCalAndr_principal, whole genome shotgun sequence genome, one window contains:
- the App-bp1 gene encoding nedd8-activating enzyme E1 regulatory subunit APP-BP1, with translation MASPAPKSPEQSEKNRKYDRQLRLWGDHGQAALEGAHICAINATGLGTEILKSLVLPGIGAFTIVDGKKVTNEDIGANFFLDADSVGKSRAQVAMQMLLELNSDVRGDYIDEEPEQILYNSPDFFNNFTVVIATSLVEKSLILLSQRLWELNIPLIVCRSIGFIAYMRIQVKEHTVIETHPDNEIPDLRLDRPFETLKKYLDSINIDEMSFKDHSHVPYLVILHKFLEKWVLDHRELPKTYKEKQQLKEMIKEGMRREKNDTTNSEENFEEAIKAVTTCIGPTEIPDNIKNILNDDQCINLTAKSSSFWIIAKAVRDFVENEGNGLLPLKGTLPDMTADTEKYITLQQIYYKQALTDTEAVWRRTLQLLRQLGKPSDSISERDVKLFCKHASNIHVERGTCIANEYDPRNFDINNIVQHLENPESMMIYYVVLRGVEKFQTEYNSYPGEFDDQVEPDIAKLKACITKLLSEWGCGSVAKDDYVHEFCRFGGSELHSVSAFLGGLAAQEVIKFVTNQYKPVHNTFIYDAVTSNSEIFFI, from the exons ATGGCATCACCAGCACCAAAATCGCCGGAACAAtcagaaaaaaatagaaaatatgatAGACAATTAAG GTTATGGGGTGATCATGGACAAGCTGCACTAGAAGGAGCACATATTTGTGCTATAAATGCTACAGGTCTGGGTACAGAAATTTTAAAATCTTTAGTTCTCCCAGGTATTGGAGCATTTACTATTGTAGATGGTAAAAAAGTTACTAATGAAGATATCGGGGCAAA CTTTTTTCTAGATGCAGATAGTGTAGGTAAATCCAGAGCACAAGTAGCAATGCAAATGCTCCTAGAATTGAATTCTGATGTTAGAGGTGATTATATAGATGAAGAACCTGAACAAATTTTGTACAACAGCCcagatttttttaataattttacagTTGTTATAGCCACTTCACTTGTTGAAAA ATCATTAATTCTCTTGTCACAAAGACTTTGGGAATTAAATATACCATTAATAGTTTGCAGAAGTATAGGATTTATTGCATATATGAGAATTCAAGTGAAAGAACATACAGTAATAGAGACACATCCTGATAATGAAATACCAGATTTACGTCTAGATAGACCATTTGAAACACTAAAAAAATATCTTGATTCAATAAATATTGATGAAATGAGCTTTAAAGATCACTCCCATGTACCATATTTAGTTATATTACATAAATTCTTAGAAAAATGGGTTCTAGATCATCGGGAATTGCCTAAAACATACAAAGAAAAACAGCAATTAAAAGAAATGATAAAAGAGGGAATGAGAAGGGAAAAGAATGATACAACAAATAGTGAAGAAAATTTTGAAGAAGCTATCAAAGCAGTAACTACATGCATAGGACCAACAGAAATTCCAGATAatataaagaatattttaaatgaTGATCAGTGTATTAATTTAACAGCTAAG AGTAGTTCATTTTGGATTATTGCAAAAGCTGTAAGAGATTTTGTTGAAAATGAAGGAAATGGATTATTACCACTAAAAGGAACTTTGCCAGATATGACAGCAGATACTGAGAAGTACATAACACTTCAACAAAT ttattataagcAAGCACTTACTGATACAGAAGCTGTGTGGCGGCGTACGCTACAATTATTGCGACAATTGGGAAAGCCATCAGATTCTATTTCTGAGAGAGATGTTAAGCTGTTTTGTAAACACGCATCAAACATACATGTAGAAAGAGGCACATGTATTGCTAACGAATATGATCCCAGAAATTTTGACATAAATAATATAG taCAACATTTAGAAAATCCAGAAAGTATGATGATTTATTACGTTGTGCTTAGAGGAGTTGAAAAATTTCAAACAGAATACAATTCATACCCTGGTGAATTTGATGATCAAGTAGAACCAGATATCGCCAAACTAAAA GCATGCATTACAAAATTACTAAGTGAATGGGGTTGTGGGTCAGTGGCAAAAGATGATTACGTACACGAATTTTGTCGATTTGGTGGTTCAGAATTACATTCAGTATCAGCATTTTTAGGTGGCCTTGCAGCTCAAGAAGTTATAAAAttcgttacaaatcagtataaaCCAGTCCATAATACTTTTATATATGATGCAGTTACATCAAactctgaaatattttttatttaa
- the LOC143178593 gene encoding uncharacterized protein LOC143178593 isoform X1 — protein MSTLKGIFPDTKPPKRKNFLHENVKNLRRMEQLSHMNKEIDEAKNLQYKHDKHENVSQKLSLRKHENNNEKLIMNGKTHQQELCRKSSSHLLKKNIINTKKTLHSSSKDNSTTKQKRKENTTSHKHAVEVHRKVLSESNFSHKSLNNVKSKSKMQVKFKNQGSQTLDEDQIEKLYSEGIVRYPSKKCLNYNNSMNKNEVTQQTGDASQNEKTFIPNEGNLQPLEKDVLNKFNFENSKLHQLKTETDNIGNKKFASAPSKLGVRTQTNSCNKTNIVPTNYRKGVVPKYIKERKEAQEKEQKAKAELLDPDCPSGHVSLPDHERQETLRILKKNYQDYVNELNMMPIRIDTLKAQRRKTEIEKQLNKLEEGIKVFSKPKVYVKMNA, from the exons ATGTCGACATTGAAAGGTATCTTTCCTGATACAA aacCACCAAAACGAAAAAATTTTTTACATGAAAATGTAAAAAATCTTCGTCGCATGGAACAACTTTCTCATATGAATAAAGAAATAGATGAAGCAAAAAACTTACAGTATAAACATGACAAACATGAAAATGTTTCACAAAAACTGAGTCTAAGAAAACATGAAAACAATAATGAAAAGTTAATTATGAATGGTAAAACACACCAACAAGAATTGTGTAGAAAATCAAGTTCACATCttttgaaaaaaaatattataaatacaaaaaaaacgTTGCATTCTTCAAGTAAAGATAATTCAACAactaaacaaaaaagaaaagaaaatactaCTTCACATAAACATGCAGTCGAAGTACATAGAAAAGTTTTATCAGAATCTAATTTTTCGCATAAATCACTTAACAACGTCAAGAGCAAATCAAAGATGCAAGTTAAATTCAAAAATCAAGGTAGTCAAACATTGGATGAAGATCAAATTGAGAAGTTATATTCTGAAGGAATAGTAAG ATATCCTTCAAAGAAATGTTTAAACTATAACAATTCAATGAATAAGAATGAAGTAACTCAGCAGACTGGTGATGCTTCACAAAATGAAAAGACTTTTATTCCAAATGAAGGAAATTTGCAGCCTCTTGAAAAAGATGTACTAAATAAATTCAATTTcgaaaattctaaattacaCCAATTGAAAACAGAAACAGATAATAtaggaaataaaaaatttgctTCTGCACCCAGTAAATTAGGTGTTCGGACACAGACCAACAGCTGTAATAAGACTAATATTGTGCCTACCAATTACCGCAAGGGTGTTGTTCCTAA GTATATTAAAGAAAGAAAGGAAGCTCAAGAGAAAGAACAAAAAGCAAAAGCAGAGCTATTAGATCCTGATTGTCCAAGTGGTCATGTGTCTTTACCTGATCATGAACGTCAAGAAACATTACGCATACTaaaaaaaa ATTATCAAGATTACGTAAATGAATTGAATATGATGCCCATAAGAATAGACACACTCAAAGCACAACGACGAAAAACAGAAATAGAAAAACAATTAAATAAATTAGAAGAAGGCATAAAAGTTTTTTCAAAACCTAAGGTTTATGTCAAAATGAAtgcataa
- the LOC143178593 gene encoding uncharacterized protein LOC143178593 isoform X2 produces the protein MTDVIFLLEPPKRKNFLHENVKNLRRMEQLSHMNKEIDEAKNLQYKHDKHENVSQKLSLRKHENNNEKLIMNGKTHQQELCRKSSSHLLKKNIINTKKTLHSSSKDNSTTKQKRKENTTSHKHAVEVHRKVLSESNFSHKSLNNVKSKSKMQVKFKNQGSQTLDEDQIEKLYSEGIVRYPSKKCLNYNNSMNKNEVTQQTGDASQNEKTFIPNEGNLQPLEKDVLNKFNFENSKLHQLKTETDNIGNKKFASAPSKLGVRTQTNSCNKTNIVPTNYRKGVVPKYIKERKEAQEKEQKAKAELLDPDCPSGHVSLPDHERQETLRILKKNYQDYVNELNMMPIRIDTLKAQRRKTEIEKQLNKLEEGIKVFSKPKVYVKMNA, from the exons ATGACtgatgttatatttttattagaacCACCAAAACGAAAAAATTTTTTACATGAAAATGTAAAAAATCTTCGTCGCATGGAACAACTTTCTCATATGAATAAAGAAATAGATGAAGCAAAAAACTTACAGTATAAACATGACAAACATGAAAATGTTTCACAAAAACTGAGTCTAAGAAAACATGAAAACAATAATGAAAAGTTAATTATGAATGGTAAAACACACCAACAAGAATTGTGTAGAAAATCAAGTTCACATCttttgaaaaaaaatattataaatacaaaaaaaacgTTGCATTCTTCAAGTAAAGATAATTCAACAactaaacaaaaaagaaaagaaaatactaCTTCACATAAACATGCAGTCGAAGTACATAGAAAAGTTTTATCAGAATCTAATTTTTCGCATAAATCACTTAACAACGTCAAGAGCAAATCAAAGATGCAAGTTAAATTCAAAAATCAAGGTAGTCAAACATTGGATGAAGATCAAATTGAGAAGTTATATTCTGAAGGAATAGTAAG ATATCCTTCAAAGAAATGTTTAAACTATAACAATTCAATGAATAAGAATGAAGTAACTCAGCAGACTGGTGATGCTTCACAAAATGAAAAGACTTTTATTCCAAATGAAGGAAATTTGCAGCCTCTTGAAAAAGATGTACTAAATAAATTCAATTTcgaaaattctaaattacaCCAATTGAAAACAGAAACAGATAATAtaggaaataaaaaatttgctTCTGCACCCAGTAAATTAGGTGTTCGGACACAGACCAACAGCTGTAATAAGACTAATATTGTGCCTACCAATTACCGCAAGGGTGTTGTTCCTAA GTATATTAAAGAAAGAAAGGAAGCTCAAGAGAAAGAACAAAAAGCAAAAGCAGAGCTATTAGATCCTGATTGTCCAAGTGGTCATGTGTCTTTACCTGATCATGAACGTCAAGAAACATTACGCATACTaaaaaaaa ATTATCAAGATTACGTAAATGAATTGAATATGATGCCCATAAGAATAGACACACTCAAAGCACAACGACGAAAAACAGAAATAGAAAAACAATTAAATAAATTAGAAGAAGGCATAAAAGTTTTTTCAAAACCTAAGGTTTATGTCAAAATGAAtgcataa
- the LOC143178594 gene encoding nucleoside diphosphate kinase 6, with protein MQPQKYLQLTLAIIKPHVVKSPFVLQKIRNLIIKHNFKIVRSRRKIITQEEAELFYIEHKEKFFYNRLLTFMCSGPSDIHILADYNAIAKWRNLMGPTKVYEAQYVAPDTIRGMFGLSDTRNVTHGSDSVASVEREVAIFFKDFNFKKWYEDEERYYNLGLLHFDPTVFLHTINTDFMYKTGKEQVTE; from the exons atgcaACCACAAAAGTACCTTCAACTAACATTGGCTATAATTAAACCACATGTCGTAAAGTCTCCTTTTGTGCTTCAG aaaattcgaAATTTAATAATCAAGCATAATTTCAAAATTGTCAGATCACGAAGAAAAATAATTACACAAGAAGAAGCGGAATTATTTTATATAGAACACAAGGAAAAGTTTTTTTATAATCGTCTTTTAACGTTTATGTGCAGTGGCCCATCCGATATTCACATTTTAGCTGATTATAATGCCATTGCAAAATGGAGAAATTTAATGGGTCCTACGAAAGTGTACGAAGCACAATATGTTGCTCCTGATACAATTCGAGGAATGTTTGGTCTGTCAGACACAAGAAATGTAACTCATGGATCTG ATTCAGTTGCTTCCGTAGAAAGAGAAGTAGCAATATTCTTTAAAgacttcaattttaaaaaatggtatGAAGACGAAGAGAGATACTATAATTTAGGTCTACTTCATTTTGATCCAACAGTATTCCTACATACAATTAATACAGATTTTATGTACAAGACTGGTAAAGAGCAAGTTACAGAATGA
- the Mcm6 gene encoding minichromosome maintenance 6, translating to MDCNAIIKNVEQQFKFTNPTICHNPVCSNRRRFMLDVDKSVFVDFQKIRIQETQAELPKGCIPRSLEVILRSEAVETVQAGDRYDFTGTVIVVPDVGVLSLPGVRADVSSRRQKSSEQGEGVTGLKSLGTRELTYKTAFLACSVVPTSFRFGGTEMNMEEISQEMMKKRMSEAEWNRIYEMSRDKNLYQNLVNSLFSSIHGNDEVKKGITLMLFGGVGKTTMEGTSLRGDINCCIVGDPSTAKSQFLKSVAEITPRAVYTSGKASSAAGLTAAVVRDEESPDFVIEAGALMLADQGICCIDEFDKMDLKDQVAIHEAMEQQTISLAKAGVRATLNARTSILAAANPIGGRYDRKKSLQQNVQLTAPIMSRFDLFFIIVDECNEIVDNAIAKRIVDLHCDNWQDFETVYSQSEIVRYINFAKHFKPILSQEAADFLIDSYTTLRQRTGGGSGKWRVTVRQLESLIRLSEAMAKLECLDEVTVKHVKEAKRLLSKSIVTVEQPDIDLEEAEDDNLDVNMGEAPPLMAAFNAMDDPDTSQTPQTQEVHKKKLTMSFEEYKNLSNMLILYMRNEEIRAETDDTADTKGGLRKSELVAWYLDQIQDQIDSEEELLERKNFIEKIIDRLTYHDQIIIPLTTTELKSKDKEDEEEDPLLVVHPNYIIEA from the exons ATGGACTGCAATGCAATTATAAAAAATGTGGAACAGCAATTTAAG TTCACAAATCCCACAATATGTCACAATCCAGTATGCAGTAACAGACGACGTTTTATGCTTGATGTGGATAAATCAGTATTTGTTGACTTTCAAAAAATTAGGATACAAGAAACACAAGCAGAACTTCCAAAAGGTTGCATTCCTCGATCTCTTGAAGTAATTTTAAGATCCGAAGCAGTAGAGACTGTACAAGCTGGAGATAG ATATGACTTCACAGGAACTGTTATAGTTGTACCAGATGTTGGAGTTCTGTCCCTTCCTGGTGTTAGAGCAGATGTTAGCTCAAGACGTCAGAAATCTTCGGAACAAGGGGAAGGTGTAACAGGTTTGAAATCATTAGGAACTCGGGAATTGACATATAAAACTGCATTTCTAGCTTGCAGTGTAGTACCAACAAGCTTTCGG TTTGGTGGCACAGAGATGAACATGGAAGAAATATCACAAGAAATGATGAAAAAACGAATGTCAGAAGCAGAATGGAACCGTATATATGAAATGAGTCGTGACAAAAATTTGTATCAGAATCTTGTTAATAGCTTATTTTCGTCCATACATGGTAATGATGAAGTTAAAAAAGGAATTACTTTAATGCTTTTTGGTGGTGTTGGGAAAACAACTATGGAGGGCACGTCGTTACGAGGGGATATAAATTGCTGTATTGTTGGTGATCCTAGTACTGCAAAATCACAGTTTTTAAAGAGTGTAGCTGAAATTACTCCAAGAGCAGTTTATACTTCTGGAAAAGCGTCTTCGGCGGCTGGGTTAACTGCCGCTGTTGTAAGAGATGAAGAATCTCCAGATTTTGTTATTGAAGCTGGTGCTTTAATGCTTGCAGATCAAGGTATTTGTTGCATCGATGAATTTGATAAAATGGATCTGAAAGATCAGGTTGCCATACATGAAGCTATGGAACAACAAACTATTTCATTAGCAAAG GCTGGTGTAAGAGCAACTCTCAATGCACGAACATCAATATTGGCGGCAGCAAACCCCATTGGTGGACGATACGACAGAAAGAAATCATTGCAACAAAATGTTCAACTAACAGCACCAATTATGTCTAGATTTGATTTATTCTTTATTATAGTTGATGAATGTAACGAAATTGTCGATAACGCGATTGCTAAAAGAATCGTTGATTTGCATTGTGACAATTGGCAAGATTTTGAAACAGTATATAGCCAATCAGAAATTGTGAGATACATTAATTTTGCGAAACATTTCAAGCCTATATTAAGCCAG GAAGCTGCAGATTTTTTAATTGATAGTTACACAACACTTAGGCAAAGGACTGGTGGTGGTTCTGGGAAATGGAGAGTTACTGTTAGACAGTTAGAAAGTCTTATCAGATTATCAGAAGCTATGGCTAAATTAGAATGTTTAGACGAAGTTACGGTAAAACATGTTAAAGAAGCAAAACGTTTATTGAGTAAAAGTATAGTTACTGTAGAACAACCAGACATAGATCTAGAAGAAGCAGAGGATGATAACTTGGACGTTAATATGGGTGAAGCACCACCACTCATGGCTGCCTTTAATGCAATGGATGATCCCGATACATCTCAAACTCCTC AAACGCAAGAGGTGCATAAGAAGAAGTTAACGATGTCTTTTGAAGAATATAAGAATTTATCTAATATGTTGATATTATATAtgagaaatgaagaaattcGTGCTGAAACTGACGATACAG CTGATACCAAGGGTGGGTTGAGGAAATCGGAATTAGTAGCTTGGTATCTTGATCAAATACAAGATCAAATAGACTCGGAAGAAGAACTATTAGAGCGAAAAAATTTCATTGAAAAAATCATAGATAGGTTAACATACCAT GATCAAATTATAATACCTCTCACAACAACTGAACTTAAAAGCAAGGATAAAGAAGATGAAGAAGAGGATCCCTTGCTTGTTGTACATCCAAATTACATAATTGAAGCTTAA